A stretch of Parafrankia irregularis DNA encodes these proteins:
- a CDS encoding NYN domain-containing protein has product MNDTLPADVRAQVVAYAADTLADLAESVVPPSLLAVRRFKPSRRARLGAVPLASAMENDAHFRGRVADWVRRTNPDLVAAVTAPDGPPPAAPPAQVAAIAYILRTAEWAVLVEEAARSSAQEVTSARIDAAAQEIRRLEEQIEAVRRLARAEQEQLRGQLEQARADVEEGRRRLRASADRVRRAEVTAREISLAAEAARDAALQTAREAEAEARRLRAKVADLEAAASATRRDNRESRSMDEARLRVLLDTLMAAANGVRRELSLPTTVARPADLLVRSESGGRAFDPFSGVGGRGRAEDDPTIIDDVLAVPGLHLIIDGYNVTKRGYGSLTLQAQRARLLAGLGALAGRSPDTEVTVVFDATAVLARPVGVAMPRGVRVVFSQAGELADDEIRRLVRAEPQGRPVAVVTSDREVADNCGALGARTVSSDALLSRLDR; this is encoded by the coding sequence ATGAACGACACACTCCCCGCGGATGTGCGAGCGCAGGTCGTCGCCTACGCCGCCGACACGCTGGCCGACCTCGCGGAGTCGGTCGTCCCGCCCAGCCTGCTCGCCGTGCGCCGCTTCAAACCGTCACGACGAGCCCGTCTCGGTGCCGTGCCGCTGGCCTCCGCGATGGAGAACGACGCCCATTTCCGGGGCCGGGTGGCGGACTGGGTGCGTCGGACGAACCCGGACCTCGTCGCCGCTGTGACCGCCCCGGACGGTCCGCCGCCGGCCGCGCCGCCCGCTCAGGTCGCGGCCATCGCCTACATCCTGCGGACCGCGGAGTGGGCGGTGCTCGTCGAGGAGGCGGCCCGATCCTCGGCGCAGGAGGTCACCTCGGCGCGGATCGACGCGGCGGCGCAGGAGATCCGCCGCCTCGAGGAACAGATCGAGGCCGTCCGGCGGCTGGCGCGTGCCGAGCAGGAGCAGCTGCGGGGCCAGCTCGAGCAGGCCCGGGCGGACGTGGAGGAGGGCCGTCGCCGCCTGCGGGCCTCCGCCGATCGGGTGCGGCGGGCCGAGGTCACGGCGCGGGAGATCAGCCTGGCCGCGGAGGCGGCACGGGACGCCGCGTTGCAGACCGCCCGGGAGGCCGAGGCCGAGGCGAGGCGGCTGCGGGCGAAGGTCGCTGATCTGGAGGCCGCGGCTTCCGCGACCCGCCGCGACAACCGGGAGTCGCGCAGCATGGACGAGGCACGGTTGCGGGTGCTGCTCGACACGCTGATGGCCGCGGCGAACGGTGTCCGGCGGGAGCTTTCGCTGCCGACGACCGTCGCGCGGCCCGCCGACCTGCTCGTGCGCTCCGAGAGCGGCGGGCGGGCCTTCGACCCGTTCTCCGGCGTCGGCGGGCGGGGACGCGCCGAGGACGACCCCACCATCATCGACGACGTCCTCGCGGTTCCAGGCCTGCATCTGATCATCGACGGGTACAACGTCACCAAGCGCGGCTACGGCAGCCTGACGTTGCAGGCGCAGCGGGCGCGGCTGCTGGCCGGTCTCGGGGCGCTCGCGGGCCGGTCGCCGGACACGGAGGTGACGGTCGTCTTCGACGCGACGGCTGTCCTCGCCCGCCCGGTCGGCGTGGCCATGCCGCGCGGCGTGCGGGTTGTGTTCAGCCAGGCCGGCGAGCTCGCCGACGACGAGATCCGGCGTCTCGTGCGGGCTGAGCCGCAGGGCCGCCCGGTCGCGGTCGTGACGTCCGATCGCGAGGTAGCGGACAACTGCGGGGCTCTGGGAGCGCGCACGGTCTCCTCGGACGCCCTGCTCTCCCGCCTGGACCGCTGA
- a CDS encoding DUF4352 domain-containing protein — MTDQNPSGQPAPGLDNQETQRAPSTSWQQPAGAGSPPANAGATPPPAPVPQWGGGTPAPGQEGGWPSPPPAGAWGAPPAAGPTPESSWPGAGHSQPQQQWPPQSTDTPWGHQAPPATGWQQPGGQAQQGVPASGWPQPGGYPGQYPPADYQGQPGQYPPAGFSGAPDQYAQANYQGYPPQGPPGPGQFQEQPGQWPQPAGPTPAPRRRNPAVIIVPLAVVAAVVLGLVIAFAAGGGDDDSDQTVAASTPATVTLPSLGASGAAAPGGGAAPGTAPPAGGAAAPQASAPAGCTPLTPANPPAGVAGLGGSSSVTGKGTSSYSTFDAKATLNSVCTSTARVEEYGDPPVQGAFYVLNVTVEVSAGDISAAPDDFYIQTTDGSRYDGEFSSLVPKLYTSNVKAGQKVTGFVLIDAPLGHFTLNWEPLFAVQPAKFQL; from the coding sequence GTGACCGACCAGAACCCATCCGGCCAGCCTGCGCCCGGGCTGGACAACCAGGAGACCCAGCGGGCTCCCAGCACCTCGTGGCAACAGCCGGCAGGCGCTGGAAGCCCGCCGGCCAACGCCGGTGCGACACCTCCGCCCGCGCCGGTGCCGCAGTGGGGAGGTGGCACCCCGGCTCCCGGTCAGGAGGGCGGCTGGCCGTCGCCGCCGCCCGCCGGCGCCTGGGGGGCGCCGCCGGCAGCCGGTCCCACGCCGGAAAGCTCGTGGCCGGGTGCTGGGCATTCGCAGCCACAGCAGCAGTGGCCACCGCAGAGCACTGACACGCCCTGGGGCCATCAGGCACCGCCCGCCACCGGCTGGCAGCAGCCCGGCGGGCAGGCACAGCAGGGCGTGCCGGCCAGCGGCTGGCCGCAGCCCGGCGGCTACCCCGGTCAGTACCCTCCGGCCGACTACCAGGGGCAGCCCGGCCAGTACCCACCGGCCGGCTTCTCCGGCGCGCCCGACCAGTACGCGCAGGCCAACTACCAGGGCTACCCACCGCAGGGCCCGCCGGGGCCCGGGCAGTTCCAGGAGCAGCCGGGACAGTGGCCCCAGCCCGCAGGACCCACTCCGGCTCCGCGGCGACGCAACCCCGCGGTGATCATCGTTCCGCTGGCGGTTGTCGCCGCGGTCGTTCTGGGCCTGGTCATCGCCTTCGCCGCCGGGGGCGGCGACGATGACTCCGACCAGACCGTCGCGGCGTCCACTCCCGCCACGGTCACGCTGCCCAGCCTCGGGGCGAGCGGTGCCGCGGCTCCCGGCGGTGGAGCCGCGCCGGGTACCGCACCGCCCGCGGGCGGTGCCGCCGCCCCGCAGGCGTCGGCGCCCGCAGGCTGCACGCCGCTCACCCCCGCCAACCCGCCCGCGGGCGTGGCCGGGCTGGGTGGCTCGTCGTCGGTCACCGGCAAGGGCACGTCCTCGTACAGCACCTTCGACGCCAAGGCCACGCTGAACTCGGTCTGCACCTCGACGGCGAGGGTCGAGGAGTACGGCGACCCGCCGGTCCAGGGAGCCTTCTACGTCCTGAACGTGACCGTGGAGGTCAGCGCGGGCGACATCTCGGCCGCTCCCGACGACTTCTACATCCAGACCACGGACGGCAGCCGGTACGACGGTGAGTTCAGCTCGCTCGTGCCCAAGCTCTACACCAGCAACGTCAAGGCCGGACAGAAGGTCACCGGGTTCGTGCTCATCGACGCGCCCCTCGGCCACTTCACGCTCAACTGGGAGCCGCTGTTCGCGGTACAGCCCGCGAAGTTCCAGCTCTGA
- a CDS encoding HIT family protein — protein MASVFTRIINGELPGRIVYSDEVSVAFLSIAPIRPGHTLVVPRLEIDHWIDLPDDVVRSVWSAAATIGRAMDAAFKPRRVAAILAGLEVPHTHVHLIPIESEAQLSFALADRDPDPAVMDDAAERLRAALAAQGHSQT, from the coding sequence ATGGCCAGTGTCTTCACCCGGATCATCAACGGCGAGCTGCCCGGTCGCATCGTCTACTCGGACGAGGTCTCGGTCGCCTTCCTCTCGATCGCACCGATCCGCCCCGGTCACACGCTCGTGGTGCCCCGGCTGGAGATTGACCACTGGATCGACCTGCCCGACGATGTGGTGCGGTCCGTGTGGTCCGCCGCGGCCACGATCGGGCGGGCGATGGACGCGGCGTTCAAGCCGCGCCGGGTGGCCGCGATCCTCGCGGGCCTGGAGGTTCCGCACACCCACGTGCACCTGATCCCCATCGAGTCGGAGGCGCAGCTGAGCTTCGCGCTCGCCGACCGGGACCCCGACCCGGCCGTGATGGACGACGCGGCCGAGCGGCTGCGCGCGGCGCTCGCGGCGCAGGGCCACAGCCAGACCTGA
- a CDS encoding VOC family protein, whose product MMLQVARFETNGIKVGRISVDCSDVGTMVRFWSAALGYEVSEQARDAALLHHPAGAGPKLLLRQRARQRSVRWPGRRGGRRDEHGAVPDEDPNRLHLELFAADAERVVGWLATLGARKLSRYESHGETGYVLRDPEGNEFRVMNAGPTAFARPFS is encoded by the coding sequence ATGATGCTTCAGGTGGCCAGGTTTGAGACGAACGGCATCAAGGTCGGTCGAATCAGTGTCGACTGTAGCGATGTGGGCACTATGGTCCGTTTCTGGTCCGCGGCCCTGGGCTACGAGGTGTCGGAGCAGGCACGCGACGCCGCCCTGCTGCACCACCCCGCGGGAGCCGGGCCCAAGCTCCTGCTCCGGCAGCGGGCCAGGCAACGGTCCGTGCGCTGGCCGGGGCGCCGCGGTGGCCGGCGCGACGAGCACGGCGCAGTGCCGGACGAGGACCCCAACCGCCTGCACCTGGAGCTGTTCGCCGCCGACGCCGAGCGGGTCGTCGGCTGGCTGGCCACGCTGGGGGCCCGCAAGCTGTCCCGGTACGAGTCGCACGGCGAGACCGGCTACGTGCTGCGCGATCCGGAGGGCAACGAGTTCCGCGTGATGAACGCCGGGCCCACGGCGTTCGCCCGCCCGTTCTCCTGA
- a CDS encoding DEDD exonuclease domain-containing protein — protein sequence MCPVPARSGAAPRQASLAELGRPLADLTFVVVDLETTGGSPATSEITEIGAVKVRGGQVLGEMSSLVRASTPIPAVVSVLTGITDSMLATAPTLDEVVPTFLEFSRGAVLVAHNAAFDLGFLRAAAQACGYPVPAWEHLDTVLIARRVVTRDEAPNCRLASLATLFGSPTEPNHRALADARATVAVLHGLFERLGNLGVTTLEDVREYSARVSPAQRRKRHLADDLPTGPGVYVFRDGADRPLYVGTSRSVRSRVRTYFTASEPRSRMAQMVALAERVDAIGCAHALEAEVRELRLIAEHKPPFNRRSRHPERAVYLRLTEEPFPRLSRVRSVGDGVTYLGPFGSTQAAQEAEIALLAAVPLRQCSTRLSPSRPTAACALAELGRCGAPCDGRQGVAEYAEVVGAAREAMSGDPGAVQEALEAHIARLAAEQRYEQAAEVRDRLAGYLRTAARRQRLAALTGIPEMVAAAPTADAGWDLSVIRHGRLVSAATVARGVDPRPWVDAVVSTAETVRPVPGPTPCALVEETERIGRWLAAPGVRLVRLEGEWSWPARGAIRAALRYAT from the coding sequence GTGTGCCCTGTTCCCGCCCGTTCCGGTGCAGCTCCGCGCCAGGCGAGTCTCGCTGAGCTCGGCCGCCCGCTGGCCGACCTGACCTTCGTCGTCGTCGACCTGGAGACCACCGGTGGTTCCCCGGCGACATCCGAGATCACCGAGATCGGCGCGGTGAAGGTCCGCGGCGGGCAGGTCCTGGGCGAGATGTCGTCCCTGGTCCGGGCGTCCACGCCGATCCCCGCGGTGGTGTCGGTGCTCACCGGGATCACCGACAGCATGCTGGCCACGGCGCCGACCCTCGACGAGGTCGTGCCGACCTTCCTGGAGTTCTCCCGCGGGGCGGTGCTCGTCGCCCACAACGCCGCGTTCGACCTCGGCTTCCTGCGCGCGGCGGCGCAGGCGTGCGGCTATCCCGTCCCGGCCTGGGAGCACCTCGACACGGTGCTCATCGCACGCCGGGTGGTGACCCGGGACGAAGCCCCGAACTGCCGGCTGGCATCGCTGGCCACGCTGTTCGGCAGCCCGACCGAGCCGAACCACCGGGCCCTGGCCGACGCCCGGGCCACCGTCGCCGTCCTGCACGGGCTGTTCGAGCGGCTGGGCAATCTCGGCGTCACCACGCTGGAGGACGTGCGGGAGTACAGCGCGCGGGTCTCCCCCGCCCAGCGGCGCAAGCGCCACCTCGCCGACGACCTGCCGACCGGCCCCGGCGTCTACGTGTTCCGCGACGGTGCCGACCGCCCGCTCTACGTCGGTACGTCCCGGTCGGTGCGCTCCAGGGTGCGGACCTATTTCACCGCCAGTGAGCCGCGCAGCCGGATGGCCCAGATGGTCGCGCTCGCCGAGCGGGTGGACGCGATCGGGTGCGCGCACGCGCTGGAGGCCGAGGTGCGCGAGCTCCGGCTGATCGCCGAGCACAAGCCGCCGTTCAACCGCCGGTCCCGCCATCCGGAGCGGGCGGTCTACCTGCGCCTCACCGAGGAGCCGTTCCCCCGGCTGTCCCGGGTGCGCTCCGTCGGCGACGGTGTGACCTACCTGGGCCCTTTCGGCAGCACCCAGGCCGCGCAGGAGGCCGAGATCGCCCTGCTGGCGGCGGTGCCGCTGCGCCAGTGCTCGACCCGGCTGTCACCGAGCCGGCCGACGGCCGCCTGTGCGCTGGCCGAGCTGGGCCGGTGCGGGGCGCCCTGCGACGGCCGGCAGGGTGTCGCGGAGTACGCCGAGGTGGTGGGCGCCGCCCGGGAGGCGATGAGCGGTGATCCGGGAGCCGTCCAGGAGGCGCTGGAGGCGCACATCGCGCGGCTGGCGGCCGAGCAGCGGTATGAGCAGGCCGCCGAGGTCCGCGACCGCCTCGCGGGCTATCTGCGCACCGCCGCGCGCCGGCAGCGCCTCGCCGCGTTGACCGGCATCCCGGAGATGGTCGCCGCGGCGCCGACCGCCGACGCCGGGTGGGATCTCTCGGTGATCCGCCACGGCAGGCTCGTCTCCGCGGCGACGGTGGCACGTGGGGTGGACCCGAGGCCCTGGGTCGACGCGGTCGTCTCGACCGCGGAGACTGTTCGCCCCGTGCCGGGGCCGACGCCGTGTGCCCTGGTGGAGGAGACCGAGCGGATCGGGCGCTGGCTCGCCGCGCCGGGCGTCCGGCTGGTCCGCCTGGAGGGGGAATGGAGCTGGCCGGCGCGGGGGGCGATCCGCGCCGCGCTGCGGTACGCGACCTGA
- a CDS encoding cytochrome bc1 complex cytochrome b subunit, protein MTTASAPTPKFQKRPTPARAVNRAIDERFGTQSAIRRNFNKVFPDHWSFLIGEIALYSFVVLLLTGIYLTLFFDPSNVEVIYNGSYVPLKGVEMSRAYASTLDISFDTRAGLVFRQIHHWAALVFVASIIAHMMRVFFTGAYRKPREVNWLIGIGLLALGLVEGFAGYSLPDDLLSGTGLRIAASIAQSIPVIGTWTSFLVFNGEFPGENFIPRLYVVHILLVPGILLALIGAHMGILWHQKHTDFPGPGKTEHNVVGHRVFPVFAVKSGGFFMLTFAVLALLGGLAQINPIWTFGPYDPAKVSSASQPDWYIGFLDGSTRLMPPWEFRGLGHTIPAVLWPTAVLPGILFTLAALWPFLETKFTGDKESHNLLQRPREAPTRTAIGAMSLSFYLVLWISGGNDIIAHTFSISLNTMTWAGRIGLIVVPPIAYVVTKKLCISLNERDHEIDHHGIETGIIRQLANGEFVEDHRPKPPPVSDYPQVPTDRIPVAIGAGEGEHGKGLVRRAGAAVGGFFTEESEKPAAPGTGSHGGGGQTKH, encoded by the coding sequence ATGACCACCGCATCCGCACCCACGCCGAAGTTCCAGAAGCGGCCCACGCCGGCACGCGCGGTCAACCGGGCCATCGACGAGCGGTTCGGGACCCAGAGCGCGATCCGCCGGAACTTCAACAAGGTGTTCCCGGACCACTGGTCCTTCCTCATCGGTGAGATCGCGCTCTACAGCTTCGTCGTCCTGCTGCTCACCGGTATCTACCTGACCCTCTTCTTCGACCCGTCGAACGTCGAGGTCATCTACAACGGCTCGTACGTCCCGCTCAAGGGCGTCGAGATGAGCCGGGCGTACGCGTCGACGCTGGACATCAGCTTCGACACCCGCGCCGGGCTGGTGTTCCGCCAGATCCACCACTGGGCGGCCCTGGTCTTCGTCGCGTCGATCATCGCGCACATGATGCGGGTGTTCTTCACCGGCGCCTACCGCAAGCCGCGCGAGGTCAACTGGCTGATCGGCATCGGCCTGCTGGCGCTGGGCCTGGTCGAGGGCTTCGCCGGCTACTCGCTGCCGGACGACCTGCTCTCCGGCACCGGTCTGCGGATCGCGGCCTCGATCGCCCAGTCCATCCCGGTCATCGGGACCTGGACGTCGTTCCTGGTGTTCAACGGGGAGTTCCCGGGTGAGAACTTCATCCCGCGGCTCTACGTGGTGCACATCCTGCTCGTGCCCGGCATTCTGCTCGCGCTGATCGGCGCGCACATGGGCATCCTGTGGCACCAGAAGCACACCGACTTCCCCGGCCCGGGCAAGACCGAGCACAACGTGGTCGGTCACCGGGTCTTCCCGGTCTTCGCGGTGAAGTCCGGTGGCTTCTTCATGCTGACCTTCGCGGTGCTCGCGCTGCTCGGCGGTCTCGCCCAGATCAACCCGATCTGGACGTTCGGGCCGTACGACCCGGCCAAGGTCAGCTCGGCGTCCCAGCCCGACTGGTACATCGGCTTCCTGGACGGATCGACCCGGCTCATGCCGCCGTGGGAGTTCCGCGGGCTCGGGCACACGATTCCGGCGGTCCTGTGGCCGACGGCGGTGCTGCCCGGCATCCTGTTCACGCTGGCGGCGCTCTGGCCGTTCCTGGAGACGAAGTTCACCGGGGACAAGGAGTCGCACAACCTGCTGCAGCGCCCGCGGGAGGCTCCGACCCGCACCGCGATCGGTGCGATGAGCCTCAGCTTCTACCTGGTGCTGTGGATCTCCGGTGGTAACGACATCATCGCCCACACGTTCAGCATCTCGCTGAACACGATGACCTGGGCGGGCCGGATCGGGCTCATCGTGGTCCCGCCGATCGCCTATGTCGTCACCAAGAAGCTGTGCATCTCGCTGAACGAGCGGGATCACGAGATCGACCACCACGGCATCGAGACCGGCATCATCCGCCAGCTCGCCAACGGCGAGTTCGTGGAGGACCACCGGCCGAAGCCGCCGCCGGTCTCGGACTACCCGCAGGTTCCGACGGACCGGATCCCGGTGGCGATCGGGGCCGGCGAGGGCGAGCACGGCAAGGGCCTGGTGCGCCGCGCCGGCGCGGCCGTCGGTGGCTTCTTCACCGAGGAGTCCGAGAAGCCGGCGGCTCCGGGCACGGGTTCCCACGGGGGCGGTGGCCAGACCAAGCACTGA
- a CDS encoding cytochrome bc1 complex Rieske iron-sulfur subunit, with amino-acid sequence MSANQGPTGPESGADAGGELPPDSPQRRMHYAGYQGESADKSDQDSMSSVFKRTKHPVDTSGRPKDPADPRAGGPDVSSGGHDGPEVLGTPPHPTDSSSAPETSVMRPGGTATATVQGEGGGGGGGITPRAPHSAEYDRRASRRAERLIAFWFTISIVGTVGFIVTNFVGDKHEQYYTPAMGTALGLAIGGLGVGMILWAKRLMPHEHAVQERHEFTSSQEEIALTEEEVALGFADSGLAKYPLLRRSLLAAGTILGGLVVVPLLNLTNSKPGKKLDHTHWVKGARLVNLQGRYVKIGDIAIGGIETVLPAIPVKEADGSISYEPKLDVHTKADSTTILIRLEPGVNKPRPGREDWAVDGHVAYSKICTHAGCPVSLYEQQTHHLLCPCHQSVFNVPDGCRAIFGPASRSLPQLAIAVDDEGYFIARNGDYTEPVGAAFWERS; translated from the coding sequence GTGAGCGCGAACCAGGGCCCGACCGGGCCGGAGTCCGGTGCCGATGCCGGCGGCGAGCTGCCACCAGACTCGCCGCAGCGTCGTATGCACTACGCCGGCTATCAGGGAGAGTCGGCCGACAAATCAGACCAGGACTCGATGAGCAGCGTTTTCAAGCGGACGAAGCACCCGGTCGACACGTCCGGGCGTCCCAAGGACCCCGCCGACCCCCGAGCCGGTGGCCCGGACGTCTCCTCCGGGGGACATGACGGCCCCGAGGTGCTCGGCACACCCCCGCACCCGACCGACTCCTCCAGTGCCCCGGAGACGTCGGTCATGCGACCCGGCGGTACCGCCACCGCGACGGTGCAGGGCGAGGGCGGTGGCGGCGGCGGGGGGATCACTCCCCGCGCGCCGCACTCCGCGGAGTACGACCGGCGTGCCTCGCGGCGCGCCGAGCGGCTCATCGCCTTCTGGTTCACCATCTCGATCGTCGGCACCGTCGGTTTCATCGTCACCAACTTCGTCGGTGACAAGCACGAGCAGTACTACACGCCCGCCATGGGTACGGCGCTCGGGCTCGCGATCGGCGGCCTCGGGGTCGGCATGATCCTGTGGGCCAAGCGCCTCATGCCGCACGAGCACGCGGTCCAGGAGCGGCACGAGTTCACCTCCTCGCAGGAGGAGATCGCCCTCACCGAGGAGGAGGTCGCCCTCGGCTTCGCCGACTCCGGCCTCGCCAAGTACCCGCTGCTGCGGCGCAGCCTGCTGGCGGCCGGGACGATCCTCGGTGGTCTGGTCGTCGTGCCGCTGCTGAACCTGACCAACAGCAAGCCCGGCAAGAAGCTCGACCACACCCACTGGGTCAAGGGCGCCCGTCTGGTCAACCTGCAGGGTCGCTACGTCAAGATCGGTGACATCGCGATCGGCGGTATCGAGACGGTGCTCCCGGCCATCCCGGTGAAGGAGGCCGACGGCAGCATCTCCTACGAGCCCAAGCTGGACGTCCACACCAAGGCGGACAGCACCACGATCCTCATCCGTCTCGAGCCCGGCGTGAACAAGCCGCGCCCGGGCCGCGAGGACTGGGCCGTGGACGGGCACGTCGCCTACTCGAAGATCTGCACCCACGCCGGGTGCCCCGTCAGCCTCTACGAGCAGCAGACCCACCACCTGCTGTGCCCCTGCCACCAGTCGGTGTTCAACGTGCCGGACGGGTGCCGGGCGATCTTCGGGCCGGCGAGCCGCTCGCTGCCGCAGCTCGCCATCGCGGTGGATGACGAGGGCTACTTCATCGCCCGCAACGGCGACTACACCGAGCCCGTCGGCGCCGCGTTCTGGGAGCGCTCATGA
- a CDS encoding cytochrome bc1 complex diheme cytochrome c subunit — protein sequence MTTSKASESAASSSAGATGRPRLVSARFGRRSRSASARRRRRSSSIVLLFGLLATGVLWTVLAPGGNAADTASANEAVRQGKLLYSQGCATCHGLNAQGSTEGPSLIGVGAAAVDFQVSTGRMPLAAPAAQADRKDPLYSQTQIDQLAAYIQSLGGGPEKPNLTDEDLNDADLAEGGELFLTNCAQCHQAAGAGAPLTYGKFAPSLSQATPDQVVEAMRTGPESMPVFGSGQITDEEAVAVAAYVRHLQDSPAPGGSSLGKYGPVPEGLVAIVIGLGALLGVCLWIGARQKL from the coding sequence ATGACCACATCCAAGGCATCCGAATCCGCGGCGTCGTCGTCCGCGGGCGCGACCGGCAGACCCCGGCTCGTCTCGGCCAGGTTCGGTCGACGCTCCCGGTCCGCCTCCGCGCGCCGCCGTCGGCGGTCGTCGTCCATCGTCCTGCTCTTCGGCCTGCTGGCCACGGGGGTGCTGTGGACGGTGCTCGCTCCCGGTGGCAACGCGGCGGACACTGCGAGCGCGAACGAGGCCGTGCGCCAGGGCAAGCTCCTCTACTCGCAGGGCTGCGCGACCTGCCACGGCCTGAACGCCCAGGGTTCCACCGAGGGCCCGAGCCTGATCGGCGTGGGCGCGGCCGCGGTGGACTTCCAGGTGTCGACCGGGCGCATGCCGCTCGCCGCGCCCGCCGCGCAGGCCGACCGCAAGGACCCGCTCTACTCGCAGACGCAGATCGACCAGCTTGCGGCCTACATCCAGTCGCTCGGCGGTGGCCCTGAGAAGCCCAACCTGACGGATGAGGACCTCAACGACGCCGATCTCGCCGAAGGCGGCGAGCTGTTCCTGACGAACTGCGCGCAGTGCCACCAGGCCGCCGGCGCCGGTGCGCCGCTGACCTACGGCAAGTTCGCGCCGTCGCTCAGCCAGGCCACCCCCGACCAGGTCGTCGAGGCGATGCGGACCGGCCCGGAGTCCATGCCGGTGTTCGGGTCCGGTCAGATCACCGATGAGGAGGCCGTCGCGGTCGCCGCGTACGTCCGCCACCTCCAGGACTCACCGGCTCCCGGTGGTTCGTCGCTCGGCAAGTACGGCCCCGTCCCCGAGGGCCTGGTCGCGATCGTGATCGGTCTGGGCGCGCTGCTCGGCGTCTGCCTCTGGATCGGCGCGAGGCAGAAGCTGTGA
- a CDS encoding aa3-type cytochrome oxidase subunit III produces the protein MTVVASAPVLEKAPPAHPAANRPSMVSVGTVVWLSSELMFFAALFAMYYTIRSVNSGNWPPVTGDPAGSEIGPVHLHVPYALFFTVILVLSSVTCQLGVFAAERGDVFGLRRWYLISLLMGIVFVGGQAWEYFKENEFTLASHGYGSVYYLTTGFHGLHVIGGLVAFVLVLARSTYGRFTPEKATSAIVVSYYWHFVDVVWIALFATIYLLQ, from the coding sequence ATGACCGTCGTGGCCTCAGCCCCTGTCCTCGAGAAGGCTCCTCCAGCGCACCCGGCGGCCAACCGTCCCTCGATGGTCTCGGTCGGCACAGTGGTGTGGCTGTCGTCGGAGCTGATGTTCTTCGCGGCGCTGTTCGCGATGTACTACACGATCCGCTCGGTCAACAGCGGCAACTGGCCGCCGGTCACCGGCGACCCGGCCGGGTCCGAGATCGGCCCTGTGCACCTGCACGTCCCGTATGCACTCTTCTTCACGGTGATCCTGGTCCTGTCCAGCGTCACCTGCCAGCTGGGAGTCTTCGCCGCCGAGCGCGGCGACGTCTTCGGGCTGCGCCGCTGGTACCTCATCTCCCTGCTGATGGGAATCGTCTTCGTCGGCGGGCAGGCCTGGGAGTACTTCAAGGAGAACGAGTTCACCCTGGCGTCGCACGGCTACGGGTCGGTGTACTACCTGACCACCGGGTTCCACGGGCTGCACGTGATCGGTGGGCTGGTCGCCTTCGTTCTGGTGCTGGCCAGGTCGACCTACGGGCGCTTCACGCCTGAGAAGGCGACGTCAGCCATCGTCGTGTCGTACTACTGGCACTTCGTCGACGTCGTCTGGATCGCCCTGTTCGCCACCATCTACCTCCTCCAGTGA
- a CDS encoding SseB family protein, protein MTDDHARRDDDFSQRINYFSQPGVPGHGVTTRAGEALHRLARDEDDSAALGALATSDVLVPDLSDPGRDNGDARVVKLPVAEQPDGSQFVPTFTSEQRLTDALPGVGRYRRVPLAALLRMWPSDDLMLAVDPGADEGITFPAEGIRALVALAD, encoded by the coding sequence GTGACCGATGACCACGCCCGCCGCGATGATGACTTCAGCCAGCGCATCAACTACTTCAGCCAGCCCGGCGTGCCCGGCCACGGCGTGACGACGCGGGCCGGTGAGGCGCTGCACCGGCTGGCCCGCGATGAGGACGACTCCGCCGCGCTGGGCGCCCTCGCCACCTCCGACGTCCTCGTGCCGGACCTCAGTGACCCCGGGCGGGACAACGGCGACGCCCGGGTGGTGAAGCTCCCGGTCGCCGAGCAGCCGGACGGCAGCCAGTTCGTGCCGACGTTCACCTCGGAGCAGCGGCTCACCGACGCCCTGCCCGGGGTCGGCCGGTACCGGCGGGTGCCGCTTGCGGCCCTGCTGCGGATGTGGCCCTCCGACGATCTCATGCTCGCCGTCGACCCGGGTGCGGACGAGGGGATCACGTTCCCCGCGGAGGGCATCCGGGCGCTCGTCGCACTCGCGGACTGA